Proteins found in one Quercus robur chromosome 2, dhQueRobu3.1, whole genome shotgun sequence genomic segment:
- the LOC126716176 gene encoding uncharacterized protein LOC126716176, with product MTKLNDGVFELLTARFFSRITFPIHLMVGSPKKHLDDAVMQEEQEQACSSKEHSDDAVMQEEQEQARSSKEHSDTVTQDQEEDCSSNKHSDDAVTQEEQEQACSSKEHSDDAVMQEEQEQACSSKEHSDTVTQDQEDDCSSNKHSDDALTQEEQEQACSSKEHSDDAVMQEEQEQACSSKEHSDDAVMQQEQACSSKEHSDDAVIQEQEQTCSSKEHSGTVMQEQERACSSNKQSDDAVTQEQEQACSSKEHFDDAVIQERALQLSREKQHYMRLTSFLKVDNSFLSPWNWDPSANANTNSNDTSGNVNTEPIDTNNDDNGEQQLMKFQPGSFFSEEGPWSTVKYSESSSRKL from the coding sequence ATGACGAAGCTCAATGATGGAGTTTTCGAACTATTAACTGCGCGATTTTTTTCTCGGATTACGTTTCCAATTCATCTAATGGTGGGCTCGCCAAAAAAACATTTAGATGATGCAGTCATGCAAGAAGAACAAGAACAGGCTTGCTCGTCGAAAGAACATTCAGATGATGCAGTCATGCAAGAAGAACAAGAACAGGCTCGCTCGTCGAAAGAACATTCAGATACAGTCACGCAAGATCAAGAAGAGGATTGCTCGTCGAATAAACATTCTGATGATGCTGTAACGCAAGAAGAACAAGAACAGGCTTGCTCGTCGAAAGAACATTCTGATGATGCAGTCATGCAAGAAGAACAAGAACAGGCTTGCTCGTCGAAAGAACATTCAGATACAGTCACGCAAGATCAAGAAGATGATTGCTCGTCGAATAAACATTCTGATGATGCTTTAACGCAAGAAGAACAAGAACAGGCTTGCTCGTCGAAAGAACATTCTGATGATGCAGTCATGCAAGAAGAACAAGAACAGGCTTGCTCGTCAAAAGAACATTCTGATGATGCAGTCATGCAACAAGAACAGGCTTGCTCGTCGAAAGAACATTCTGATGATGCAGTCATACAAGAACAGGAACAGACTTGCTCGTCGAAAGAACATTCAGGTACAGTCATGCAAGAACAAGAACGGGCTTGCTCGTCGAATAAACAATCTGATGATGCTGTAACGCAAGAACAAGAACAGGCTTGCTCGTCAAAAGAACATTTTGATGATGCAGTCATACAAGAACGGGCCCTTCAACTTTCTAGAGAGAAGCAACATTACATGCGTTTGACATCGTTCTTAAAAGTTGATAATTCGTTTCTTTCTCCGTGGAATTGGGACCCTAGTGCCAATGCAAATACCAATAGCAACGACACTTCAGGTAATGTCAATACCGAACCTATTGATACCAATAACGATGATAATGGAGAACAACAACTCATGAAATTTCAACCGGGTTCTTTCTTCAGTGAAGAGGGGCCATGGTCGACAGTAAAATATTCTGAATCTTCAAGTCGTAAATTGTAA